The nucleotide sequence TGCACGCCGGCTTCCCTGTGTGCCATGCCGCAGACCAACCGCGTGTACAAGATGATGTTCTGGGTTGTGGCCGCGCTCGTCGCGCTCGCCCTGATCTTCCCCGACCTCGCACCGCTGTTCTACTGAAGGCGTCTCGCTATGAAAACTCTCGTTTTGGCACAAGTCAAAAAATTCATTCTTGCCTCGATCCTCGTATTCGCTTTCGCCGGTGCTGCGTTCGCCGCCGTGCGCACCGTCACGCTGTCTGTGCCCGGAATGTACTGCGAGGTTTGTCCTATCACCGTGCGCAAGGCCCTGGAAAAAGTGCCCGGCGTGTCCAGGGTCAACGTGTCTTTCGAGAAAAAGGAAGCGCTCGTGACCTTCGACGATGCCAGCACCAGCATCAAAGCGCTGGAGGATGCCACCTTCGAGGCGGGCTATGAATCCACGGTCAAAGCCCCCGCCAAAGGAGGGCAGGCCAAATGAGCGAACAGATTCTCCGCGTGACGGGCATGACCTGCGACCACTGTGCAGCGTCCGTGAAACAGGCACTGCTGAGGGTGGCCGGTGTGACCCGTGCGGATGTGTCCTGTCCCGATGCCATGGCCCGCGTGGAGGTGGGTGTGGACACCCCCGTCGCCGCACTGCTCAACGCCGTGCGTGCCAGGGGCTACGGCGCGGAGGTGGGTGGAGACGCCACGTCCAAGGCCTCCACCAAGCTCAACGTCACCATTATCGGCGCCGGGTCGGCGGGCTTTGCCGCCGCCATCCGCGCGGCTGAAGAAGGCGCCGAAGTGACGGTGATCGAAGCCTCCACCATCGGCGGCACCTGCGTAAACGTCGGCTGCGTGCCTTCGAAGATTCTGATCCGTGCCGCCCATGTGGCGCACCTGCAAGCCCGACATCCTTTTCCCGGGCTGGTCAGGCATGCGCCGTTGCTGGATCGCACGGCGTTGGTCGCGCAGCAGCAGGCGCGGGTGGAAGAACTGCGCCATGCGAAGTACGAACGCATTCTGGAAACCAACCCCGGCATCAAGCTGTTGCGCGGCTTTGCGCGTTTCGAGGATGCCAAGACCCTCGTCGTCCGGCAACCGGATGATACGGAAAAGCGCCTCACGCCCGATCGAATCCTGATCGCCCCCGGCCGCTCGCCGCGGATTCCGGACGTGCCCGGCCTTGCCGGCACGCCGTTCT is from Thiobacillus denitrificans ATCC 25259 and encodes:
- the merP gene encoding mercury resistance system periplasmic binding protein MerP; its protein translation is MKTLVLAQVKKFILASILVFAFAGAAFAAVRTVTLSVPGMYCEVCPITVRKALEKVPGVSRVNVSFEKKEALVTFDDASTSIKALEDATFEAGYESTVKAPAKGGQAK